Proteins encoded by one window of Alphaproteobacteria bacterium:
- the rmuC gene encoding DNA recombination protein RmuC encodes MTAIFFWQKRTLRCRLDSIQEELRQENNQRQILESHIDRLVHVENAFEQLKQSSQMLSIENAQLKTTLDLERKITQEKSKTLEEVQTHIAETFKNLSNKALLENNQVFLTVAKDSLEKFLEGSKTDLDQRQKAVLDLVSPVQKSLHEVDQKITQLEKERIDAYSDLRRQMTDLLSTQKELKGETASLVKALRSPTTRGQWGEMQLKRVVEMAGMISHCDFIEQSSSEDGRFRPDMIVRLPGSKQIIVDSKTPLAAYLESIESTTDAQRLEYLDAHARQVRSHIRILSGRAYWEQFSPTPEFVVMFLPGEAFFSAALERDPSLIEYGVKERVILATPTTLIALLRAVAFGWRQESLADNAKAISDLGRELYKRLSDMNSHVGRLGRHIHQVVDSYNSTVGTLERRVMVSARKLQLMDSSLDPKGLDPINSLDSVPRSVQSIFTVEDFPIESPRDDKGESSELVI; translated from the coding sequence ATGACAGCCATCTTTTTTTGGCAAAAACGCACATTGCGGTGTCGGTTAGATAGTATACAGGAAGAACTGCGACAGGAAAACAATCAACGTCAAATCTTGGAAAGCCATATTGATCGCCTTGTTCATGTTGAGAATGCTTTTGAGCAGCTCAAACAATCAAGCCAAATGTTGTCCATAGAAAACGCACAATTAAAAACGACACTGGATCTGGAACGAAAAATCACCCAGGAAAAAAGCAAAACCCTGGAGGAGGTCCAAACCCACATCGCCGAAACATTTAAAAACTTATCCAATAAGGCGCTTTTAGAAAATAATCAGGTTTTTTTAACGGTCGCCAAAGATAGTCTGGAAAAGTTCTTAGAAGGGTCAAAAACAGACCTGGATCAACGCCAAAAAGCCGTTCTGGATTTGGTGAGCCCGGTGCAAAAATCGCTGCATGAGGTTGATCAAAAAATCACCCAACTGGAGAAAGAACGCATCGATGCTTACAGTGATTTGCGTCGACAAATGACAGACTTGCTTTCCACCCAAAAAGAATTAAAGGGCGAAACGGCCAGCTTGGTCAAAGCCCTTAGAAGTCCAACAACCCGCGGGCAATGGGGTGAAATGCAATTAAAGCGTGTTGTTGAGATGGCTGGCATGATCTCTCATTGTGATTTCATCGAACAATCATCATCCGAGGATGGGCGCTTTCGACCCGATATGATTGTGCGCCTTCCAGGATCCAAACAAATTATCGTTGATTCAAAAACACCCCTTGCGGCCTATTTAGAATCAATTGAATCGACAACCGATGCACAAAGGTTGGAGTATCTTGATGCCCATGCAAGGCAAGTACGATCACACATCCGAATTTTAAGCGGGCGTGCCTATTGGGAACAATTTAGTCCCACACCAGAATTTGTTGTCATGTTTTTGCCAGGTGAAGCTTTTTTTAGTGCTGCCCTGGAACGGGATCCAAGCCTGATCGAATATGGCGTCAAGGAACGGGTTATTTTGGCAACGCCGACAACGCTGATTGCGCTTTTAAGGGCTGTGGCTTTTGGGTGGCGACAAGAAAGCCTGGCTGACAATGCAAAGGCAATCAGTGATTTAGGAAGAGAACTTTATAAACGTCTTAGTGATATGAACAGTCATGTTGGCAGGCTTGGTCGGCACATCCATCAAGTTGTCGATTCGTATAATTCAACAGTTGGAACGCTAGAGAGAAGGGTCATGGTTTCCGCCAGAAAACTACAGCTTATGGATTCCAGTTTAGACCCAAAAGGATTGGATCCAATTAATTCACTTGATTCTGTACCGCGATCTGTTCAATCTATATTCACTGTAGAAGATTTCCCAATTGAATCACCTAGGGATGACAA